The segment attctagacttttccatacttttatgtgtccaaaccatagtaaaattccatgtgttcaaggtatggtaatattttttttgtgaaagcttgaggaccaataggtcatagctagagggaccctatcacagctcgagagagccatcacagctgaaaaagtctaggactccaaaccatggtaaaattctagacttttccatacttttatgtgtccaaaccatagtaaaatttcatgtgttcaaggtatggtaatattttttatgaaagcttgaggaccaatagttcatagctagagggaccccatcacacctcgagggaccctgtcacagctcgagatagcctatcacagttgaaaaagtctaggactccaaaccatggtaaaattctagacttttccataattttatgtgtccaaaccatagtaaaattccatgtgttcaaggtatggtaatattttttttgaaagcttgaggaccaataggtcatagctagagggaccctatcacagctcgagagagccatcacagctgaaaaagtctaggactccaaaccatggtaaaattctagacttttccatacttttatgtgtccaaaccatagtaaaattccatgtgttcaaggtatggtaatattttttttgaaagcttgaggactaatagttcatagctagagggaccccatcacacctcgagggaccctgtcacagctcgagatagcctatcacaACTGAAAAAGTCTacgactccaaaccatggtaaaattctagacttttccatacttttatgtgtccaaaccatagtaaaatttcATGTGTTcgaggtatggtaatatttttttttgaaagcttgaggaccaatagttcatagctagagggaccccatcacacctcgagggaccctgtcacagctcgagatagcctatcacagctgaaaaagtctaagattccaaaccatggtaaaattctagacttttacatacttttatgtgtccaaaccatagtaaaattctatgtgttcaaggtatggtaatatttttttgtgaaagcttgaggaccaatagttcatagctagagggaccccatcACAACTCGAGGGACCCTGTCACAGCTCGAGATAGaatatcacagctgaaaaagtctaggactccaaaccatggtaaaattctagacttttccatacttttatgtgtccaaactaTAGTAAAATTCCTTGTGTTCAAAGtgtggtaatattttttgtgaaagcttgaggaccactCTATCAGCtaaaaaagtctaggactccaaactaTGATAAAATTCTatacttttccatacttttatgtgttcaaaccatagtaaaattccatatGTTCAAGGCATGGTAATGTTTTTTGTGAAAGGTTGAGGACCTATAGGTCACAcctagagggaccctatcacagctTGAGAGAGCCTCTCACAGCTTGGTGGAAGCTATCACAGTTATAGGGACACGTCatagctgaaaaagtctaggtcaccaaaccatggtaaaattctaggctttttcatacttttatgtgtccaaaccataataaaattccatgtgttcgagctatgataatattttttttgaaagcttgaggaccgaCAGGTCACACCTGGAGGGACCCTACCATACCTggagggaccctatcacagctcgagagagcctGTCACAGCTTAGGGAAACCTATCACAGCTATAGGGACCCATCATAGCTAAAAAAATCTAGGTCTCCAAatcatggtaaaattctagacgtttccatacttttatgtgtcaaAACcgtagtaaaattccatgtgtttaaggcatggtaatattttttgtgaaagctaAAGGACCGATAGGTAATAGATTGAGGGAACCTACCACACCTggagggaccctatcacagctcCAGAGAACCTGTCACAGCTTGGGGGATCATATCACAGCTATAGGGACCCGTCATAGCTGAAAAAATCTATGTCTCCAAatcatggtaaaattctagagtTTTCTATACTTTTATATGTCCAAACTATAGAAAATTTTATGTGTTGAAGGCATGATAATATTTTTTGTGAAAACTTATAGACCGAcaggtcatagctagagggaccctatcacacctagagggaccctatcatAGCTCGAGAGAGCGTGTCACACCTCGAGGAaccctatcacagctcgagagagcctGTCATAGGTGAAAAAATCTAGGACTCAACCAttgtaaaattctagactttcatacttttatgtgtccaaaccatagtaaaattccatgtatTCAAGGCATGTAATAGCTGTCATAGGTTCCCCCAACCTGTGATaggctctctcgagctgtgatagggtccctAAAGGTGTGGTAGGGTCCCACTAGCTATGACCTATCGGTCCTCCAGCTTTCACAAAAATATTTCCATGccttgaacacatggaattttactacgatttggacacataaaagtatggaaaaaactagaattttaccataatTTAGAGACCTAGATTTTTTCAACTATGATGGGTCCCTATTGTTGTGATAGGTTCCCTCAAGGTGTGACAGGCTCTCTCGAGCTATGATAGGGTCCATCTAGGTGTGGTGGGGTCTCTCTAGGTGTGACCTGTTGGTCTTCATGctaaaacaaaaaatattaccatgccTTGAACACATGGAAGTTTATTAcagtttggacacataaaagtatgaaaAAGTCTAAAATTTTATCATAGTTTGGAGACCTAGATTTTTTCAGAGTGATGGGTCCCTATAGTTGTGATAGGTTCTCCCAAGCTGTGACAAGTtctctcgagctgtgatagggtccctccAGGTGTGGTAGGGTCCCTCCAGGTGTGACCTATCGGTCCTCAAGCtataacaaaaaaatattatcatGTCTTGAACACATGGAAGTTTGCTAcagtttggacacataaaagtatggagaagtctagaattttaccatggtttgatGACCTAGTTTTTTTCAGCTATGGTGGGTCCCTATAGCTATGATAGGTTCCCCCGAGCTATGACAGGCTCGAGCTGTGACGGGTCTCTATagctgtgatagggtccctccAGGTGTGACCTGTCGATCCTCAagcttttataaaaaatattatcatgCCTTGAACACATGGAGTTTTACTACAGTTTTGgacacacataaaagtatggaaaagtctagaattttatcATGGTTTAGAGACCTGGATTTTTTTCAGTTGTGATGGGTCCCTATAGTTGTGATAGGTTCTCCCAAGCTATGATAGGCTCTCTCTAGCTGTGATAGGGTTTGtcggtcctcaagctttcacaaaaaatatTATCATACCTTGAACACATGAAATTTTACTATGATTTGGACATATAAAAGTATAGtaaagtctagaattttaccatgatTTGGAGACCTAGATTTTTTCACGTGTGACGGGTCCCTATAGTTGTGATAGGTTCTCCCAAGTTATGTGACAGGTtctctcgagctgtgatagggtccctccAGGTGTGGCAGGTTCCCTCAATCTTTGACCTATCGGTCCTCcagctttcacaaaaaatattaccatgccttgaacacatggaattttactatagttttgacacataaaagtatgaaaaaatctagaattttaccataatTTGGAGACCTACATGTTTTTAGCTATGACAGGTCCCTATAGCTATGATAGTTTTCCCCAAGTTGTGACAGGCTCTCTTgagctgtgatagggtccctctaggTGTGGTAGGGTCCCTCCAGGTGTGACCTAtcggtcctcaagctttcacaaaaaatatTATCATGCCTTGAATATATaaaattttactatggtttggacacataaaagtatagaaaaatctaaaattttaccATGATTTGGAGACCTAGATTTAACTGTGACGGGTCCCTATAGCTGTGATAGGTTCCCCAAGTTGTGACaggctctctcgagctgtgatagggtcTCCCTAGGTGTGACCTAtcggtcctcaagctttcacaaaaaaatgtTACCATGCCTTGAACACAtagaattttactatggtttggacacataagagtatggaaaagtctaaaattttaccatggtttagAGACTTAAATTTTTTTCAGTTGTGATAGGTTCCATCTAGCTGCGACAGGCTCTCTATAGGTGTGATAGGTTCCATCATgctgtgatagggtccctcaAGCTGTGATAGGGTCTCTATAGCTGTGATAGGTTCCCTCAAGTTGTGACAAGGTCTCCTGAGATGTGATAGGGACAATCTAGCTGTGACAAGCGTTAACAAGGACCCTGTTGCTGTGACAAGCTATGACAAAGGCTCTTTAGCTATGACAAGCTGTGATAAGGGCTCTGTAGCTATGACAGGCTATCACAAGGACCCTATAGCTGTGACAGGCTGTGACAATGGCCCTGTAGCTGTGACACGCTATGACAAAGACTCTATCATGCACTAAAGGgcttgtagtaggggttacAAGTTAGGTGTGAGAGAAGGAACATGTCCTAGGTCTCGGCACCGTGAGTGAGAAGATGAATATGGGTGGCAGCGTGCTCTTGCTCTCCTGTGAATATCTGGGTGTGTGGCTTGTTGTAGCTCGCCTTTCAGTAGGGTCTTGCCCTTTCCTTTTATAGTTCTTAAGGGGGTAGTGGATACATGTGTTCGTGTTATAGTGCTATGATCTCGATCAAAGGTTGGGGTGAGGTATGGTGTCATATAGTGGTAGAGTGGCTCTACATTCAATACGGTGCAGTTGGTTGTAGTCGTCGTATGGGTGCACCTATTCCACTAGCTTTCATGTCGAGCCATACTGGCTCTATGGATGGGATGTCCATACCTGTAGCAGTCGTGCCGACCTCTGTTCACTATCCAACATGGACACTCGAGGCCTCCTCCCCCACGGACCACGTCCTAGAATCCAATGGATGCGTGGCTATAGGAGCCTAATTGACATCTGAGCGTCGTCTCTATACTCGGTCGTACGTATAGTGACGGGAGTAGGTAGCACAGCGATGGGAGTGGATAACACAGGGGAGTAGGTAGCACAGCGACGGGAGTGGATAGCACAATATTTGTTATGCGTTGCTCTACGCATCATGAGCGTGAGCGTGGGGATTTAACCTGTGTCCCATCTTGCTGCTCCATGGTTTTGTAGTGGATGACGTTATAGGATGTCTCGAGCACACCAATGGGGGAAAAGCGCTCGAGCCCTGGGGTCGGGTGAGGCATAAATCACTCTGTGTTCTCCAAGGCTCCAGTATCGGACCTTGGGCGAGGCGGAGATGGTTCAATCTGGCCCGAGAACTAAGGGTTGAGTCTCGGGCAAGACGGAACTGGTAGGCTGGTCTCGATTTCATCAAGGCTTGGTGATCGGGTCTCTGGTGAAGCGAGGAATGACTATATAGCCTATTCGGCCTACTGTAAAAAGGGGAGAATGAGATCTTTAGCTCTTGCCTTGGGTACCCCGGGTTATGATACCTGACAAGTCTACTTCGCCCCTAAACTATAAAACTGGATATTCTATCTCTGAacttttcaaaaccggtcaaataaccctctcgagtggttttggagggtgattttgtctttttcttttttatttatttttaccgaatctttgaaaattcataacaaatcatagaaaaatcataaaataaaacaatctaattttgttggactccagatgagtagatctacatgaatatataatatactatgctttagtataaagtttttgttgtaactttaaatctatatttttctataattcatatatgaatattttaattaattacGGAAAAACATAGATACGAAGCTAtaataaaaactttgtactaaagcaatactacattatatattcactgtgtagatacTCATCGAGagtaaaaaaattagatttcccgttttatgatttttcaaagatttaataaaaataaataaaaagaaaaggacaaaaGCAACCTTTTAAACTgctcgagggggttatttgaccggttttagaAAATTTAAAGGTAGAATATTTAGTTTTATAGTTTGGGAGTaaagtaggccttgtttagtttcccaaaaattttgcaaaattttttagattccccgtcacatcaaatctttagacatatgcatggagtattaaagatgaaaattaaaactaattgcacagtttggtcgaaattgacgagacgaatcttttgaacctagttagtccataattggacaatatttgtcaaggccttgtttagttccaaaatattttgcaaaatggacactgtaactttttcgtttgtatttgacaaatattatccaattatggactaactaggctcaaaagatttgtctcgtcaattccgaccaaactgtgcaattagtttttatttttgtctatatttagtacttcatgcatgtgtctaaagattcgatgtgacggagaatctaaaaaattttgcaaaattttttgggaactaaacaaggcccaaatacaaatgaaagtgttactattcctattttgtaaaaaattttggaactaaacaagaccgtaGTCGATAGTTTTGGGGTGAGGGGGtggtggtggactggtggtggtggtggtagtggtttgAGAAGAGAAGATGCAGCCCATGATCAGCCCAAGGCGGCCGGGATATTTACATTTTTACCATTATTAAGAATGCCACTTATCCGAATATCACTCTTAGAATCGCCCTTACATATATACCATTGGAGAGAGAAGAAATCTTACAAGTTTACCAAAAATGAACCTTTTTGCTGCTGTGGCGTGCCAGGTCAAGGTGCCAGCATGGCGATGCATTGTGAAAAGACGAAGCTACCCTTGCTCTGctgctctctctccctctctgacGACAGGGTCCCACATCTCCTCTCACCGCCATGTGGACCCAACTCGTCAGCTTCATCTCCCACCTCCAACACCTGAAGCAGGGATGTCAGGACTTCGGTTTGACGCATCGCCACCATCATGGGTGTCGCATGGAGCTTCTCCATCTGACTTAAGAAGAACGTATATGCATATATGGCCATCGGGGCTTCTCCATCTATCTTCATTAGCACATACACCTTGCACGGACCCTCGCCGAAGAAACTCTTGCACAACAGCAAACTCGAGCGGTCGAGGACGACAAGAAAGGCAACGCGCGTGATGCTAGCTCCACCCGGCGGTAGCGCTGGTCGCCTTGTGCGCCACACCAGCCCGTGACCCTGTCATGCCTGCTGCCCGATGTGGCACCAGCCACCGACATCAGCAGAGGAAGCCATCTTCGTCCCTGTACGCACGCGACGAGCACAAGCAGCCAGATGCCCTCGCCCGCGTCCTCCACACCAAGGCAGCTCGAATCCAGGTCAGGTTCGCCACTCCTGCTGCTTGCTGTTCGCCATGAGATCTCTCCCGTGCTTTATGAGACCATCTCTTGGCTCCTCATCTACTGCACCACCACATACAACTCCCTTCGTGGCCGCCGGGAAGGAGGTGCGCAAGCGCTCGGCTGTGGTGGCTGTTGGAGAGGGAGGGGCCGTGGCGGAGCTGCTCGCGCTAGCACCAGAGTTGCTCGTGCGGGAGGTTGGGGATGAAGTTGACAAGTTGGGCCCACATGGCGGTGAGAGGAGCTATGGGACCATGCTgtcagagagggagagagaaaggAGCAAGGCAAGGGCAGCTTCGTCTTTTCGCAATGCATCGCCACGCTGGCACCCTGACCTGGCACGCCACACCAGCAAAAAGGTCTGTTTTTGATAAacttgtaaggccttgtttaggccctgtttagttttccacctaaaattttttcatccatcccatcgaatctttagacacatgcatggaacattaaatgtagataaaaaaataaattaattacacagtttagttgagaatcgcgagacgaatcttttaagcctagttactccatgattagccttaaatgctacagtaacccacatatgctaatgacagattaattatgcttaataaatttgtcttgcagtttcctgacgaggtatgtgatttatttttttattagtttctaaaaacccctcccgacatccttccgacacatccgatgtgacacccaaaaatttttcgttcccaatctaaacaggcccttagttcccaaaaaattttgcaaaatttttcagattcctcgtcacatcgaatctttagacacatgcatgaagtactaaatatagacaaaaataaaaactaattgcacagtttggtcggaattgacgagataaatcttttgagcctagttagtccatgattggataatatttgtcaaatacaaacgaaaaagctacagtgtccattttgcaaaatattttggaactaaacaaggcctaaaatttcTTCTCTCTTGAATGGTATATATGTAAGAGCAATTCTAagagtaagcctgggcattcgggttacccgattttttcgggtcgggtaattcaaaattcgggtaatgaaaattgttacccgatattagttccgaaaaaacactacccgcaatttcgggtacccgctaattcgggttcgggttcgggtattcccgatttacccgaattttcaaaaaacaacacactatacaaaatttcaatagcaatttatatataatttcagcagcaatttgtatagaatttcaatagcattttgtagagaataatatgttactatcacttgttcgaacaaagagaattatattataataaatTGATATGTTCTAATATTTAACtatcaacacatgataaatacaaagatatagacaaatattcgggtaattcgggtagttcgggtaccgggggatattacccgaattacccaaactaatttcgggtaatcaaaatcgctatccgaatttaggatcgggtacctcgggttcgggtaattcgggtttggatccgggtaattcgggtacgggTAATGGGTATTGGGTAATTTGCCCAGGCCTATCTAAGAGTGATATTCGGATAGGTGGCATTCTTAATAATGGTAAAAATGTAAATGTCCCGGTGGCCCCTGTCATGCCTTCTACTTCAATCTCCTCTGCCAGCGCAGCGGGGAAAGGAGGGTCGAAAGCTAtgcagccgccgccgcagcttCCGGCGGCTTTGCCGGTAGGGTTCCGCTTCCGCCCGACGGACGAGGAGCTGGTGCGGCACTACCTCAAGCCCAAAATCGCGGGTCACGCGCACGCGGACCTGCTCCTCATCCCCGATGTCGACCTCTCGGCGTGCGAGCCCTGGGAGCTGCCCGCTAAGGCCCTCATCAGGTCCGGCGACCCCGAGTGGTTCTTCTTCGCGCCCCTCGACCGCAAGTACCCCGGCGGCCACCGCTCCAACCGCTCCACCGCTGCCGGGTACTGGAAGGCCACGGGCAAGGACCGCCTCATCCGCTCGCGCCGAGCAGGGACCCTCATCGGCGTCAAGAAGACGCTCGTCTTCcacagaggcagggcgccccgAGGCCACCGCACCGCTTGGATCATGCACGAGTACCGCACGGCCGAGCCCCAGCTCCAGCAAGGCCAAAACGTTTGTTTTGCTGGCTACCCATTTCCATTTGACTACTGCTGCCCCGGGCTGATTACAATCATTTCTTTGTTTCTACTCTATCGACAGGGTAGCTTCGTGCTCTACCGCCTATTCAACAAGAACGAGGGGGAATCCGAAGCCTCAGATGCCGCTGATTCACCGTCCACATCATCTCCGGCAATCGCGCCAGCGGTGAAAGCTGAGAATTTGAGCCAGCCGGCTTCTGCcaaaatgtctcatcttcttgcaACTGTCAGTAGCAATGAGCCAACATCCAACCAGGTGCAGTAGAGTACCCTTGCATTGGTCTAAGTTAAGATCTCATGCCAATGCACGCTGCATATTGATTCATGGTGTAACTGTAACCTAAAGCAGGGAGATGATCATCTTCTGGATGTGTTATCCCAGCTTCCAGACTTACAGCGTGAGCATAAATTCGACGGATTCCCTACAATCACCTCTCCGATGCGTCCTTACACTGATCATCCTTTTCTTGGCAATGCTGGCGAGCAAGATCTTTCAGTGTATATAGATAGTATCATTGCTCATCAGGATCTGGAGGACTTGTTGGCCAGCCCTTGTTTGGCTGATATGGTTGAGCAGGCCACTGTAAATGTTGAGCCCCACCCTACTTCTCTACCCATTCTAGACAACAGCTCAAACAGCAAGAGATTGGCTGAAAATAGCCGTGGAAAAGTTGGTTCTGAAACGTTGCTCCTAATCAAGGTTAGGATCATTTTGTCTTCACTTTATCCATCTTGGGATTCATGCCTCAACATAATTCCTAGTTTCCTTTTCAAACAAAGGGTACAGATGACACAGGTGCTGCTGCTTCCTGTTCTGCAACCAAAATACTACAAGCTGATAAAGACAATATTAATCATCACACAGGAGCTCAGAGTAACTTGGCTTCcaatgcatcagctcaagtgtCCCACTTTTACAACCAATATCAACTTCAATCGGCATTCATTCCTGAAACGGAACCACCAAATAGTGGAGCCTTGTGCTCTGCAGCTTCCTTGACTCCTTATCCCCAGCACTTGTTCAATGGTATGGTAGCACCGGCTAGGATTGACATTTCAGATTCAGATGTCTTTAATGGACTCCAAGGATGGGCAGCGGAACCTTCTAAGGATCCACACCAAGGGAATGCACCAAGAAGGATCCGCCTTGTGCACTCTATTCAGAGGGCATCAGTAATTGAGCCTGTACTAACTTCTCATTTGGAGGGTGAAGATGAAGCAGGATTATGTTACAGCACAGACAGTTCATCCACCAACAATAACGAGGATTATGCCAATGTGTTCTCCCAATCTATGGTTCGACTCTACCTTCCCATAACTCCATTTACTGACGCTAGTATTAACTGGATTAATATGGTCTTGATCAGGCTGGAGAAGCAATGCATATTCAAGGTGGAGGGGTGATACCTACTCAAGTAGTTTCATCGACGGAAATTACAGAAAAGCTACAAGATTTCACACTTGATGGTAGTATATTGCAATTTCCATTAAAATGGCTCTTGTGCTCTCTGAACTTAGGATataatattaattataaaaaaaactatGGTTCAGGTAGCGAGGTCAAAAATATTTTGTATATTCCATGGAGTTCTTCACACTCAGGATGGGCGTTCATTGCTACCTGACATTTTGGGTCGGGTTTTTTGGTCTTCTTTTTATTCAGTCTTTAGATATTGAGAACTGAAGTTAGCATGGGAGTATCAGTGAACCGAGGATTCGGTCTTGGGTTCTGACCGAACAAACCGAGATGAGTAGATACAATAATATAGATGGGGCTGTAGAGGATCCCTGGCATACCCATCTTGGTGCTGAAGCCAGATAGAGGCCGGAAGGAATACATGGTGGTGGATCTCTGTCCAGGCGGTCATTGCGGATGGATGGTGGATGGGAAAAGCGCAGGGTCCATGTAGCTGGCGTTGATTTCGAGCGATGAGCATGAGGCACGAAGGCAAGATGCTGCAGCACGAGGGGCGCTATTGAGAGGAGATAGGAGACAACTCAGAGGGGCACGATTGAGAGGAGACTGCAACTCAGATGGCAGCACAAAGGAAGTGCCGAGCAGGTGGTGGGACGGAGACTGGTGCTGGCATGCTGCACACCAGCTGTGGGGTGCCATTTCCCTCAGGCGGCCAGGCGGAGGACACGAGATCGGGAGGCAGAGAGCAAATGGTGGTGGGGACTTGGGGATAAGGACGAGCAGAATAGCAGATGATGACGATAGTTCGGGTACTTCGGGAATTCGGGTATTCAGTGGTGCAGACCGAATAGGCTTCTATAAAAATTgatgtttccaaacttgagacTGATATAAGAATCGACGACTGAATGTTTGGGTGTTTCGGTCTCGGTTTTTTTTTCAGACTTCACACATTGATTTGCTTTTTCCTCATTTATTTGCGGCAAATTGCAAAGCTATGCTCTTATCAGTGGCTTTTACACAACTTGGGCTGTGGGGTCACTTCTgttaggaaaaaaaaaacagttggATTGCTTCCTCATAtcgtagagtctaaagttagctTTTCACATTAATACTCAATGGCATGTGACCAGAGACAGTTCTGCCTGTATTGCCTTGGGATGCTATTAACAAGATGCTGTAAAACCTGACCTTCTCCATATAATATATGTTGGAGCAAATAGATATCCCACTTGCATGGCTGCAACTTGAGCTGTATCTGAGATTTTGGTAATTTTGTTTTGCAGAAGGTACACTGCTACATGGTGAGCTACATCATGGAGGCAATCTCAAGCAGCGGCACAAACAGGAACATACGGAGGAGACCAGCCAGGATGTCCGTGAGGGCATGCAGCAGAGCGTCCATGTGACTGGAGTGGCAGTGCCATCCTTGAGAAGACAACGAGAGTCTGCACGGATTGGTTCAGTTGTGCGGTTGCTCTTTTTGGCCCTCGTCGTCATCCTTGTATTTGTAGGATTATGGAAATGTAGCTCGTACAAGTTGTTTCATTAGCAGCTACCATTTGTGATTCAGGGGTAACAGTACATTAGTAGCTAGTGGTCATGTTTACCTTGTTAGTCTCGGGACCGAAGGAGCAGGGTAAGGTGTCTGTAGGATTCACAATGCTCCTCCGGTGTATATTTGGCTGGCTTCACAGAGTCAGAAATGTAAGAGTTGTGAAGTAGCCTGTTGCCTTGTTGATAGGATGGAACTTGTGTAGATGAGTTGCAAGGTGTGAGTGTTGCATATATTGTAGCTAGGATGAGTTAGAAACGTTGAGATGTGTGTGGCGTCAAGTGTTTGTTGTAGTTTACTGTACTTATTATGTGGATGGATCATGTTCATGCAAATAAAAGAATATAATGCAGAGCACAATCTGCGGGTCTCTGCTACATATTGTCATGCCATGTGTTTGAGTAGAAGCAGACCGAAAGCGATCCCCATGAAGGTGGCGATGGCGATCCCAAAGATGCCCGCAAGGATTCCTGGAACCACCAGTGAGGTCCATCCCTTGGCGGTGGCCATGCCGCAGGCCGTGGTGGGGCCGCCCACGTTGGCATTGGACGCTATGAGCAGCAGCTTGGTGTGGAGGCCGAGCAGGTTCCCGACGCCAAGGGTCACCAGGAGGTGCACCGCGATCTGCACGGAAGCGAAGGCAAAGATGCTAGGGCTGGTGCtgatgacattgccgatgcttcCATTGGCTCCCACAACAGCGAAGAAGACCTGCATCAGAATGACGGCCACGGGCTCGGCCGACGGCGCCAGGACGCCGAGGTGGCAAGGGAACAGTGTTGCCAAAGCCACCACGATTGCTGTTATGCACGGAAGGCTTCCCCCCGGAACGCCCAGCACGGTCGTCGCCAGCTTGCCTGCCTTGCATATGGCGAATGCCGCAGCCATGGCCACGGCGCTGTGGGCAAGCACAACGGGTTGCTGGTGGTGGTCACTGTCACCACCAACCGAATGGTCTTCCGCGGGGATCCTCGCAGCTATTGCAAAGATGCTTGTGAAGTAGAGTGCGCAGATGATGTTGTCGGCGGCCAGCCCGGCTGCCAGCACTGACGGAGAAACCTCGAGAGCTTCAGAAACAGCAACGTAGTTGACAGCTGAAATGAAACACAAGTCAGTGGCAAACAGGACGTACGGTACGGTAGAGGCATGTCAACCTCACCTCCCCCGATGTGGCGGCTCATCAGCGCCGCCGCGATCTTCCAGTTATCCGGCCCTAGCGAGCGCATGGGGACGAGCAGGAACGCCACCACAGTGCCAATCGTTGTTGCCACTGCACACACAATAATGACG is part of the Sorghum bicolor cultivar BTx623 chromosome 10, Sorghum_bicolor_NCBIv3, whole genome shotgun sequence genome and harbors:
- the LOC8065350 gene encoding uncharacterized protein LOC8065350, giving the protein MASAVAVAVPALGSSTAPILGHHQNQKWSCGLVPGRSSSARDRDRVGGVRQRKILALVVPPPLVSASDHWGNWTFLLSTAALGIWSEKRTPVGKALSGALVSVLLGLAASSAGVVAADTPAYRVVLEYLLPLAIPLLLFRADLRRVLRSTGALLLAFLLGSLATTIGTVVAFLLVPMRSLGPDNWKIAAALMSRHIGGAVNYVAVSEALEVSPSVLAAGLAADNIICALYFTSIFAIAARIPAEDHSVGGDSDHHQQPVVLAHSAVAMAAAFAICKAGKLATTVLGVPGGSLPCITAIVVALATLFPCHLGVLAPSAEPVAVILMQVFFAVVGANGSIGNVISTSPSIFAFASVQIAVHLLVTLGVGNLLGLHTKLLLIASNANVGGPTTACGMATAKGWTSLVVPGILAGIFGIAIATFMGIAFGLLLLKHMA